The following DNA comes from Bacteroidetes bacterium SB0662_bin_6.
GGCGAATACAAAATGTCCGGACATGATGGGAGCGACTATCCATCCCTGCCCGAACTCGACCCGGAACACAGTATAGAAACCACCGGCGATCTGATCCGACGCGCGATCGACAAGACGAGTTTTGCCGTCAGCAGGGACGCACTGCGCCCGGCCATGATGGGGGTGTACTTTCAGATCGGTCCGGATCCGGGGCGTGCGGTCGCGACCGACGGACACCGCCTTGTCCGTATGCAAATCGACTCCATGACGGCGCAGGAAGATGTCAATTTCATCATTCCGGAAAAAGCCATCTCACTGGCCAGCAAGGTCCTCTCCGGAGAAACATGTACGATTCTCGTGGACGCAGGGTATGCGGGCTTCGTCGCCGGCAATACTCGCATTCTGGTGCGGCTTATTGCCGAAGCATACCCCAACTACGAAGCCGTTATTCCGAAAGACAACGACAAGCGGATTGTTGTGGAGCGGAATGCGCTACTCGCCGCAGTGAAACGCGTCAGCCTGTATTCGTCCAGCCTGACGCCTCAGATACGGTTGAAGCTCAATGCAGACCACATCGAAATTCATGCACAGGATATTGAGCGGGCGAGCGAAGCGCATGAAACCGTACCATGCGAATACAACAGCGAGCAGATGGCTATCGGATTCAATGCAACCTATCTGAACGAGGTCCTGGGGCACATCGACGACGATGAAGTCGTTATCGAGTTCAGTTCTCCGAACCGCGCCGGCGTCGTTACGCCGCAAACCCAGCGCGAAGGCGAACATGTCCTGATGCTCATCATGCCGGTGATGCTGAACAACTGACAGATCAAGCGGCGCCGCGCGCCATTATTCGAAATTTTTTAGAAATTCCGCATCTTCCCGCAAACGTTTGATTGCTTTGTAGATGTATGCGCGAATGGTCGGAAGCGGTCGACCTGTCCGCTGCGCGATCTCTGTATACGATAACCCGGTAAGAAAGCGAAGCTGCACGCAAGCATGCAGATGAGGCGGAAGCCTATCGATGGCGCGGGCCAGGGCCTCTTGTCTTTTTCCGGATTCATTGTAAGCAACCGGCGTTTCCGCCACGAGAGAAGGCAACGGGACGTGTCCGATCGGTATCTGGTGGCGTTTCGAGCGAAGGTAGTTGCGGAACGTATTCTTGCACACCACGCTGACCCAATTCGCATAACGCGACGGCTCCCTGATCTGGCCTTCTCGTTCTTCCGTTTTGCGAAACGCGGTCTCGACGATCATATCCAGATCCACTGCGCTCCAGGATGCTTCCTGAACGAATTTCACGAGAAAATATCTTCGGATAAAACAGTACGTCCATAGCTGAATCACTTCGCGCTCATGGGCGTCCCGTGAGGCGTACCAGCGTAAATAGGTTGCGTTTATGGCGGAAATGTCGTCGAGATGAAAAGGCAGGGCAGCCACCAATTCGTCCAGCGATTCAAAGGATGAGTACAGCATTGGATAGCCCGGAGGCAGGCGAGGAAATAAAGCAGACTGCGGAAAAAACCGCACAAGTAACGGTTTCGAGGAAGGTTCTGGCGGATCAAAGACGTCGCAAGACCGCTGCATAAAATCACGGTCGGCATCTGTGTGGAAAAACTTGACGTAATACTCCAAAGGCCGTATTTTCCTTGGCTACGTTGATTCGTAACAGGTGTTTGTCAGAGTCGTCCGGGTACTCCACTGGAATGATCCGACGCCACGGAAACGCCTTGATCGGTGCCTGTGCGGGAATTCAGGCAAAGATGTGCTGCGTAGCGGCTCAAGATAAATGATTTCAGCCATGAATGCGAATAGCTTCAAAACTTATTCCGCCAAACCCGGCGACGTGGAGCGCACGTGGTACGTCGTCGATGCCACGCATCAGGTGGTCGGACGCCTTGCATCGCGCATCGCCTCGATTCTACGCGGAAAACACAAGCCTCGGTTCACGCCCCATGTGGATACCGGCGATTTTGTGATTGTCGTGAATGCGGACAA
Coding sequences within:
- the dnaN gene encoding DNA polymerase III subunit beta, giving the protein MKFTASSADLLKALTTAGGAVPTKSTLPILECILFEQVDETRLSLSATDLEVTIVQQVEVQFEENHTPRIAVPARRLLDTLRALPEVPISFQADEEFRIVLKTDVGEYKMSGHDGSDYPSLPELDPEHSIETTGDLIRRAIDKTSFAVSRDALRPAMMGVYFQIGPDPGRAVATDGHRLVRMQIDSMTAQEDVNFIIPEKAISLASKVLSGETCTILVDAGYAGFVAGNTRILVRLIAEAYPNYEAVIPKDNDKRIVVERNALLAAVKRVSLYSSSLTPQIRLKLNADHIEIHAQDIERASEAHETVPCEYNSEQMAIGFNATYLNEVLGHIDDDEVVIEFSSPNRAGVVTPQTQREGEHVLMLIMPVMLNN
- a CDS encoding sigma-70 family RNA polymerase sigma factor codes for the protein MQRSCDVFDPPEPSSKPLLVRFFPQSALFPRLPPGYPMLYSSFESLDELVAALPFHLDDISAINATYLRWYASRDAHEREVIQLWTYCFIRRYFLVKFVQEASWSAVDLDMIVETAFRKTEEREGQIREPSRYANWVSVVCKNTFRNYLRSKRHQIPIGHVPLPSLVAETPVAYNESGKRQEALARAIDRLPPHLHACVQLRFLTGLSYTEIAQRTGRPLPTIRAYIYKAIKRLREDAEFLKNFE